The Candidatus Schekmanbacteria bacterium genome includes a region encoding these proteins:
- a CDS encoding radical SAM protein encodes MEAIFVILNSQCTKECPYCFYNTGHQKKRQQYLTTDSIMSFISPLKMKGLQSVILTGGEPLLFKELPVLIENLAREGLYSLLITNGDLLTDEKIDEITQKGISSISVSLHIEKDDEHLLEDKMFTTSSKISLPLTFIFTLTIPNYKLAGKAVKIAKKLGRGLILQHAFIPHYSKQFKELSLRHLFNERKDLFKKFREEILEWSNAYNCIEYANLFLSFFSGRKEKPQFCPMGTDIMVLNCDGKLVPCFHREDLHLGNIFNDDISSIVENRRKFSNILCNAECFGEHCVSLFA; translated from the coding sequence ATGGAAGCAATCTTTGTCATATTGAATTCTCAATGCACAAAAGAATGTCCATATTGTTTTTACAATACCGGACATCAGAAGAAAAGACAACAGTATTTGACAACAGATTCAATAATGTCATTTATCTCCCCTTTAAAAATGAAGGGCTTGCAAAGTGTCATATTGACAGGAGGCGAACCACTTCTTTTTAAAGAATTACCTGTGTTGATTGAAAATCTTGCAAGAGAAGGACTATATTCACTTTTGATAACAAATGGCGATCTTCTGACAGACGAGAAAATCGATGAAATTACTCAAAAAGGCATTTCATCAATTTCTGTCTCTCTGCATATTGAAAAAGATGATGAACATTTGCTTGAAGATAAAATGTTTACCACCTCATCAAAGATCAGTCTTCCTCTAACATTCATATTTACACTTACAATTCCCAATTATAAACTTGCAGGCAAAGCAGTAAAAATAGCAAAAAAACTTGGACGAGGATTGATTCTCCAACATGCTTTTATTCCACATTATTCAAAGCAATTTAAAGAACTTTCTTTGAGACATCTCTTCAATGAAAGAAAGGATTTGTTCAAAAAGTTTAGGGAAGAAATTTTGGAATGGTCTAATGCCTATAATTGCATCGAATATGCAAACCTTTTCCTATCTTTTTTTTCAGGGCGAAAAGAAAAACCGCAATTCTGTCCTATGGGTACTGACATAATGGTTTTAAACTGTGATGGCAAACTTGTTCCCTGTTTTCATAGAGAAGACCTTCATTTAGGAAATATATTTAATGATGATATTTCATCAATTGTGGAAAATCGAAGGAAATTTTCAAATATTCTTTGTAATGCCGAATGCTTCGGCGAACATTGCGTCTCCCTGTTTGCGTAG